In Acipenser ruthenus chromosome 33, fAciRut3.2 maternal haplotype, whole genome shotgun sequence, the sequence actgtatttaacaacTATAAGCAAATGGGAGTTTTATTaaggtttaaaaaataacaagcaAATGTGGATTTTTGCAACACTATTTAGCATTTGATACCCTAATAATCAGACTGCAAACAACACTTATACAGTactttcaaataaataacttttatcAATGATGAAATATTGCGTAAAACAGTCCTTTGGGTTTTTTCCAGTACTACATTTTTGTCTTGTAAAAGTCTGTAAACACATTCTTTGAATAGCATCTTCTTACGTGAAACTTTGCTGTTAAGCTGAGGTGAAAAACAAAGCtgctttgtggcttggaacttggtttcaggagactaggtttcaggccactgcacggcacaccaggagagacttggggtttgatacagcaacctcagaataggtctcctggtctcctggaagcaggtttcaagccactgttcctaaaAAAGTGGCTCactgttccctcagctttagataaatgtccatattttttataatgtttgtgaaaatagggtgtgtgaacttggcatcagctgcagagtcacttacaactacgtctcacccgaaagacggagcacaaggaggttaagtgacttgctcagggttacacaatgagttagtggctgaggtgggatttgaactggggaccgcctggttacaaacccttttctttaaccactggaccacacaattatttgtttttacttgcTTGTAGTAAGGAACTGCCATGCTTACACCTTTAGTTTAATTTTTAAGTGCCCGTGATCTGGAACTTAAAATTAATAACAGTACCTGcacctttaaaatgttttatgtgAGTATCTTGTGTCAAAAGTAAGCATGAAGTGAAAAAACTAAGAGAGGCTTAATTGTGAGGTTTGAGCAAGAGTATAAAATTACACCTGTACCTGCTAAACTCTCAAAAGAGATatccagctatggccaaaagtttcacctagaattttaggattagtAAATAAATCTGGGTTTAATTAGAAATCTCACTGCAATACAAGAGGACATATGGACCTGttaacattatataaaataatgtaaaaacacaaaacaaattatcTCTATCAGGGTTTGTTTAACTAAATGCAGTGTACAgtgtaattttgcttcataaattcgaaTGAAATCTACTGAataaatgttacattaacatattgaattacataccgctttgtagttttcagtaTACTTAtactttgattgcatgatgttaaataaaacatcagtattgcaaaactgttggccataaaaatatatactgtatatatgacagCTGAACACAAACCATCTCACCTCTAGTCTGTAGTGTAGGTATTATCAGCCCACGTGTTTGTAAGACTTTGGTTAAACCAGTTTCTAGGATAGACTTAAGTACTTATTTCCAGAGCTTAAGTCAAGTAGTGGCTGTCACCCTACAATCATTTTGACACCCTTAAATGCTGAGACGTGTGTTCAAAGCTcattgtggagaaaaaaaaagtttttgcggTGTTGCTTGTTATAAAAGAGAAGCGAGAGTTTCAGCAAGGTCCTAATAGATGTGGCGAAAAAATTCtctgttgtaaaggtgagggaaggacagcttctcttgttttgaaaccaacacattaaACGAATGGGTTTATTTACTACccgctgataaatacttcttaaaggtagTTTCAAGCACAGGGTTCGAGTACCAGCGCAGCCCTTCTACTAATTACACTCACTAATCCAAACAAATCACCAATGTGAAGAGGGTTCCAATGGGTTTGGATTACATAGGGTGAAAAACTAGCTCAATACATTTGAGTATAGATCTCACATGTAATATAAGGGTATGAACCCAACCTGGTTTTATACTGTTATTGATTGGATCCTACAATTAAATGTCTTTTACTAACCCCTTTATATAGAACTCTTCAGTTACTGAGGTCTCCAGCTGGCAGTAAGAgttcagtaattaaaaaaaataatcttcccATGGTGTGTGATTTAGCAATACAGTATGTGTGGAATTCTGTTTTGGCGCAACCCTAATGGTTTACACAGACAACAATGTCATGTATTTTGCGTGACTAGCCCTGACATTCTTCAAATTGTTTCACGGACTCCACCTATAGATTTATCTCCTCTTTGACTGGCACAATGAAACAGGAGCCAGGAAGCATGAGTTTCACACCCATTAGTGTGCATGCAACACAATGCACTAAGTACCTGCCTTTAATGATAGATACCAATTTACTAGCAGCTTGTTTCTGTTTGTGTCTTCCCTTAAATCAGGTGATTCCCGCAGTCGCCTGCTTTAAGAAAGGACAAGACCTGTTCAAGGTCCATTCTACAGGGTAAGATTTTGAAACTGATAAATGCTACAGATAAGGCTAGCCCAAGACACTTCAAATTTCACACTGAGAAGTGGGAAGCACCTTTTTAAAAGAGAGTTATACATGCATGGAACAGCCATCATCACTTCACCAACatcaggtgaagtagtaggatctaaaacactgggaacatttaaaaaaagccgaatggccttttcttgttctcTGACTTTTCTTATGACAATGTTATAGTTTCTGTctgggacaaaaaatgaaggctggaCACTGGGACAATCCCTGCTTTCCTgcgatgtctggtaaccctaacaATAAGTACTACTGTATAGTATTGTGTGGTAGTCTATAGGTTATTTGTAGGTGGGTTGGTCAACCCAGCCTCAATGGAGCATTAAAATAGaaacattgttatttatttcttagcagacgcccttattattattattattattattattatttgtttatttagcagatgcctttatccaaggcaacttacagagacttgggtgtgtgaactatgcatcagctgcagagtcacttacaactgcatctcacctgaaagacggagcacaaggaggttaagtgacttgctcagggtcacacaatgagtcagtggttgaggtgggatttgaaccaggcacctcctggttacaggcccttttctttaaccactggaccactggaccacacagctgcctatatccagggctacttacaattgttacaagatatcacattatttttacatacaattacattaatattattattatttttttttttttttacacattatttttacatacaattacccatttatacagttgggtttttactggagcaatctaggtaaagcaccttgctcaagggtacagcagcagtgtcccccacctgggattgaacccatgaccctccagaggctgtgtggttcagtggttaaagaaaagggcttgtaaccaggaggtccccggtttaaatcccacctgaaccactgacttattgtgtgacccttagcaaatcacttaacctccttgtgctccgtctttcgggtgagacgtaattgtaagtgactcggcagctgatgcatagttcacacaccctagtctctgtaaatcgccttggataaaggcgtctgctaaataaacaaacaataatacagcagcgtcccccacctgggattgaacccacaacccaccagtcaagaatccagagccctaaccactactccacactgctgcccagaaaaCAATGCCAGAAAGCAAGCTTTTCCCACAATAGACCAAGCATGAAACCAAATCAGCCTGCAGCTCTGGTAAAATGCAGGAACAGGTTGAGACAAAGGAGCTTAATCCTtgcagtcctgaattattttttgtcACATTGAAGAAggaatgctttttattatatatatatatatatatatatatatatatatatatatatatatatatatatatatatatatatatatatatatatatatatatatggtgggaCCTTGAGGTccctccaggactggaagggTTAAAGTGTATTTTAATTCACAAATCTGAGACAAAGGGCAAACAACAAGGTCTTTCGACATCTGTTGAGCAAAAtttataaaaactaaaatgaCGCAGCAAACCTAGAATTATTGCAAACTTCATAAAGTGAAAAGGCTGTTTGGTGCTGCATAGCCTTTTAATGATTCAATAAACAAATGGCACAGCCGGTGGTTTCCCCTGTGCTCAGCAAAGCTGGTTTCTGGCTCAACTGGACTAGCTCTTGTTTGTGGTGAAAACTGTGCTGCTGTGTAAACAAACACTTCTCAGATTCAATAAAGGGAGTTAACCACACAAAGAACATCATTGTCCTGTACACAGAAAATATCAATAGCTGTAAACCTATGGCGGTATAtccagtaatactaaaagaaacgtataaATTCAATACAGCCTATATTCTCTGCGGTAAATTCTCTTCTGCATCAACAGTGAAGTTGCCATTGCGCTGGTACTGTGCTGCCCTCTTCTGGGAAAAGTTGATAATGCAAGATTATGTTATGAGTATATTAGACGTTTTAAGCCATGTACGTTTTTTATAGAAAAAAGTAGCTCAAAATAATGGCAACATTTGATATGTACTATGGAtaaggttaccatatgactcAATGTACACTAGGACATTTTGGGAGAGTTCAGGCTTTGGGatttgagttgaaaagcctgaactgtcccaagctGTCTTAGTGTACATGAAAATTCATGTGATAACTGTGGATGCTCTGGATGAACGAGATTTTATAgtagtagttttattattattattattattattattattattattattattattattattattattataacatagttgtatttatttctgaattGTAAAAACTGGAAACTCGGATGCATGAAACAcgaaatataacaaaaaaatgtcTTCAACTACAAAAGTGACCACTGTGATGTTGACTAGTTTGCTGGTTTTAACACAAGAAGCTAACATTCAATCTGAAAGGCATTGATAGGCTGATACATGTGTCACCATGACACGGTCATTGTATGATTGGTTGTTCTGTGGATAGGGTGGGAGGAAAGCTTGCCTTGAAAAACTACAGGAGTGGTTTGTAGGCCCCAGGGTACACAGGAAGCTGTTATCTTGTACCAAAGAGAGCTGTGCCTATGGTTTTAGTAAAAGTATTTAACGTGGACAGGCAGCACACTTCTGTCTGCTAAACCACAGGGGCAAAGTCATCATTTTACCCTAaattcaatcagtcaatcaaaacctttatttatccaaaTGGGTCaagagaacaaattctcatttccaATGACGACCTGTTTCATTTTTCTCTTGGGTGACATCATCTATACCAGCGGAGTAGATAGAGGACCTGTGTTCTTCCATCCCATCCCATTGCAATGCTTTGTTGAGACTAATTTTTCATTGATCTTAAAATCATATTACTAAGGAACTAGCCCTGTACAGCTCCTTGAAGAACAccaaactgtttttcttttttgaaagccGGATAAATGTGATTTTATTCTGTAGTACAGTATGGGTGTATGTGCTTGTCATGTTTCGTTTCTATCTTTTGTTTGAAAGTGAGATTTGTCTTACAGATTACAATTCCACAACTAATAAGAAGCAGTTTATTTGTggtttagtatatatatatatatataaaatcataaaataaaatcatatataaaaaaatcatgcCAAATGGTGATTTGAGATCgtatgaaatatatttttgttttattttaggttCATGCACCAGTGTCATTGTTGATTTTATCTTGAAATCCACCTTCCCTGGTCAGTTGGGCATAGTTGGTTAAACACAACATATTGAATATTGCATTGTTGGCTTTTACAACATATTTTCAGAATATGAAgttgttttagaaatgaccattTGTAGCCCCTTTGCAACTGTGGGTTGGTAAAAGAAAAACCGGTATTCAGAATCAAAGGGAGGCATCGAGATTCATCCAAGTTTTTCTCTTAATGGTTTTTTGCGTTCTTGTTTACCGGTTCATCTAGAGCAgtctttgttattaaaaaaaaactacttacaCACCAAATAGACACTGCAATAACACTGGAAAGGTCTTAAAACAATGTGTCTGTGTTTAAATCTGTGTGATTTGATACTTTCAGTATTTCTCCAACCTGTAATTAAGTAATCCTTCAGTTTTCTCACTCGCTTGTTTTCTATAACAGTGTTTCTTGCACACAAAGGATTAGCGAATGCATGAAGTTATTCCAGTAAACCAGAGCGAACTTGCCTTGCTGTTAAATTAAGGGTGATTCAATGAAAGGTGTCACGGACATACCTTAGGCTCGTCAGCTCTTGTCTGTTTGAAAATGCTTCAGTCAACACTTTATTGTTTTTGACTCTTCCTTAAATTATGAGCCAGGGTGTGTCTGCATTAGAAGCTATCTGCCCATACAAAGGCATTGTTGTTGCTAAGGTTCATGATAAGGAGGGCAACCATTCTGTCCATCAACAGGGGGTCTTCAAATGTCAAGTATACACCAGaagtttatttcatttaattaatacctaatagctttaacattctttaaaaagatAATTATTCAGAAAATAAAGCAGCACTCCAGGTAATGTTTTGGGtcggagtaacttaccctctaattttaatacgggagtaaaatgcaacattagcTTGAgtagtcatgagtaatctcgataaatactgttcAGTCTTTAACGGTAAAGCAGTAGGTATTAAacaagagccttccattttaactgcaatgtaacTTTGAACTGCTGTacgtgtgtgttctacaaggttctttatcggctcagcgcttTTTtctcgaggtatcacactgactctgcaaattaattattacttatattttaacattcaattCTTAAACTCAGCGAACATGtcaaaacttcaatataaagccttcagataaataaaataaggaaacgcattaataagttataaaacagtttgtttaatattataggcacctttttttagtggttgcctctgacgatggttccaggtGGATTTGTAGctttgaatttttcttattcttactgtgattggctgcaaagacaacagggctagccagagatggGATAATgtttgctgggttgttttttcttgtgtacagattcctagtaactgaagacattgtattctaggagatgtagttgttagtggaagttttaggggaggcggacaagctgtgcagcaaaattgctatgcatatttttacgcattaaatttaaatttggtGTGTATTTCAGATTTTTAAATGCTTGCAGGTGTGCAGCTTATCTGGACAGCTGAATACAAGTATCAAgcatagaacagaaaataggaggcacttttttacacagagaattgtgaggatctggaaccaactccccagtaatgttgttgaagctgacaccctgggatccttcaagaagctgcttgatgagattctgggatcaataacaaccaaacgagcaagatgggctgaatggcctcctctcgtttgtaaactttcttatgttcttagaccTAGTTGTTATTACAGTCAAGCTTTTAgtaatataaacatttttttgtgtatgactCTATAAGACAataaatgggtaacactttacattaagtgtctctaattactgtgtctttgcatagcagttacttagtaaatgcatgtgtacttacacataattacaatgttagtatgcatagtgTGAATAACGTGccagtcatttttcttttcattgttaacatcctgacatctttttacactcataactttaaagtctgtttcaaagctcttttcaaaatgtccgctctagtccACTGGTAGTGtaaagattattgcccacattgtcaaacaggaaacacagcgataacgatccatgatgtggtacggaacagaaaagccacagcacttgttgttatgtttttttgggAGGTTTACTTTATCGTTTTTCCTGCAgagatttagaggacagatctcaaaccccagtacactagagcggccattttgaaaatagctttgaaacagacttttaaagttataagtgtaaaaatatgtcaggatgttaacaatgaagagAAAAATTACAGATAAgtctattcatttttaaaacaggcGATTTGGTTGTGGTCTTCTTTGTAGGATCAACTCAGACTTTGCGTGTGAAACTGCATGACCTGGCATCGTATCATAATTATTGATGTACTTCAAAACCCTGAATCTGCAGACATCAAACAATGCAGAACATATATGGGATGGGCTGCTGGGTGGAGGTGCCACTGATGTAATTCTGTCTGCATTGTGCTTGTGAGGTTTAACTATAGGCGTTGTATCACTTAGTGTGATTTCAAATCCCTCATTACCTTTCTAATGTGCTTCAACATGATTTTTCCTTCCCCttttcacattgtttagttcaacATGCTTTCTAAGGCGTTGTACAGCACCTCTTTTTCTCTATATAAGTCCAGAGGTGTCATTCAACTGGAGAAGAGTGAAGAAAGGCTGAGCTCTATCAAGGTCCTCATAATTGTGAAAGAACCACACAGTACCTGGAAGGTTACAAATATTTTTATAAGATTGAGAGTTTATCAGAGTACAGCCAACTGCAATCCGAAACGTCAATGggactcttataaaagtttcccatagtaagtgtaacaaagcatgggGAAGGTGTAACAATAATTGCTGTTATCTTTCACGTATTTGTaacttgtatgttttgttttacttatgaTTTTACACTTTATATTATTGATTaacactttgtaattgatttttcACATTTTAGTAGCTTCTGTCTCCGTTCACTTGTTATGCCTTATTGGATACCAAATACTTATTGCTATAgttttacgcacctgaatataaataccCACatctgtaacgaggtgaccagaactgaacacaatattctagatgaggtcttactaatgcattgtaaagttttaacattacttcccttaatttaaattcaacacttttcacaatatatccaagcatcttcttattggccatttttatagcttccccatattgtctagatgaagacatttctgagtcaacataaactcctaggtctttttcatagattccttcttcaatttcagtatctcacatataatatttataatgcacatttttattgcttgcgtgcagtaccttacacttttctctattaaattttatttgccatgtgtctgccagttctgaatgctgtctagataattttgaatgacctttgctgctgcaacagtgtttgccactcctcctatttttgtgtcgcctgcaaatttaacacgtttgtttactataccagaatctaaatcattaatgtagattaggaatagcagaggacctaatactgatccctgtggtacaccactggttacctcactccattttgaggtttctcctctaatcagtactttctgttttctacgtgttaaccactccctaatccatgtgtatgcatttccttgaatccctactgcgttcagtttgaggattcatCTTTTATCCTTATGCCTAGCACAGCCATCGGTTATATATAGATAATGAACAATGTGTTGCTGCTTCTTTTAAACttgctgtcaaaaaaaaaaaaactctcactgATTTTATATGCATTTGTTGTctgtgattttcttggtgacACTGTTCCCCGtatttcagctctgtatccgaaaaaaaagaacatgatcAATTATCTAACCCTCTATGGCATGGTGTTGCCCTCAGGCAACAAACTACCTTTTTGGAACTCACACCGcccctttaattttttttaataaaaaaaaatatatataatatcaccTGACATGTCTGTGTCCAATGAAATGAGGGGCTGAAGTGGGTGTGGCCTTTTGTCTGGGGGTGGAGCAGTCCTTTCAGGAAGCAAAGCCGCATGGGACACAGTGCCACCAATTGGTAAGATAAAATcactttttaacatgtttaaattgaagtaactttatataaaaaatatatgcatttGCATGAGTATGTAAAGAAGTATGTTTGATTGTTTAaagacttattttgtttttatttatatactaaaactgtgtttttttttcgttgcCTCAGGGCAACATTGTGCAGTTGGACCACTTTTGTTCGGGCAATATCATGCTAAAGTGTGGAGATGTGCTCGGATGCATAATTATGACCATAGTCAATGTTTTTACTTTACTATCTACTGATACTTACAGGAAATGGACACAAGAACATTTTAGGGGCGGAAGGAACATGATTGAGCAGTTAGGGTCATTCTGACAGTGAGGACAGTGAGCTTGAGGAGAGTGACAATGAGGACAGTGAGACTGAGTCTgaggatgaagatgaagatgtaGCAGAGGTTGATGTTCCACGCCTACCCCGGTGGAGAACACCCCACAATGCATACTTCAATGCTTACCCAGAATGGCAGGGCCTGCTTTCAAGATCTGATGATATCATGTCCCCCCTCCAGTACTTCAAGCAGTTTTTCTCTGAAGACATTCTGGAAGTTATTGTAGGGCAGTCAAATCTATATGCGATACAATGTAACGCAAACAAGCCCCTTAACCTCACTACAAAAGAATTGGAGCAGTCCCTGGGTATTGTGGTGTACATGTCATTGTTTGGTTTACCATGCACCCGCATGTTTTGGAACAAAGCCTGCCGAGTGTCCCAAGTAGCTGACACCATGATACTGAATAGATGGGAGACCATAAAAAAATCCCTGCACTTCAGTAACAATGAAGAGAGACAGGAGGAAAATGATGATCCACTCCACAAGATCCGACCACTGGTCACTCATCTAACCTCAAAACTGACGTCAATACCAGTGGGTGAGAAGCTGGCTGTTGATGAGCAGATGGTTCCATTCAAGGGAAGAAATAGATTGAAGCAATACCTGCCATCAAAACCAAAGAAATGGGGCTACAAGATACTCGTCTTGGCTGGCTCTGATGGTGTCCCGCACAACTTAGAAATCTACACAGGGAGAGTTGTACAACCCCCTGAGCTAGCAGATGTGGGAGCAAGTGGCAACGTTGTCCTCCGCCTGGCCCAGCCTATACCCAAGCAAGAGAACTACAAGCTCTTCTTCGACAACTGGTTTACGAGTGTCCCTCTTGTGCTCACACTGGCTCAGCAGGGAATTCATTGCACTGGCAACAGACTACCAGGCGTCAACTTGATGTGCGATGCTGAGCTGAAGAGAGCAGGATGTGGGTCTTTTGAACAGAAGATGGCCATGGTTGGAGAAACCACCTTGCACGTTGTGAAGTGGTACGATAACCGCTCAGTGACCCATCTGAGTGATTACACTGGAGCCCACCCAGTCACCGAGGTTGACAGGTGGGATCGCAAGCGAAAGATGATCACCAAAGTCCCCTGCCCTGCTGTGGTGAAAGAATACAACAAGAATATGGGTGGGGTGGGTCTGCTTGACTCACTGATTGCACTGTACCggaacaaaatcaaatcaaagaaGTGGTACCACCGGCTGGTGTTCCACTTCCTGGATATGATCATCATGACCACCTGGCTGCTCTACCGAAGAGATTGTGAAGGCACTGGCATGAGAAAGAAGGAACAAATGAAGCTGTATACCTTCAAGTCATACATCGCTGAAGGCCTATGCAAAAGTGGAAAGAGTCTGGAGCGCAAGAAAGGTCGTCCCTGTTCCACAATTGCTGGTGAGTATGAGGAGAAGAGGAGAAAAGGACCTGCTGCTCCAATTCCAGTCCCTGATG encodes:
- the LOC117433299 gene encoding piggyBac transposable element-derived protein 2-like, encoding MGHSATNCEDSELEESDNEDSETESEDEDEDVAEVDVPRLPRWRTPHNAYFNAYPEWQGLLSRSDDIMSPLQYFKQFFSEDILEVIVGQSNLYAIQCNANKPLNLTTKELEQSLGIVVYMSLFGLPCTRMFWNKACRVSQVADTMILNRWETIKKSLHFSNNEERQEENDDPLHKIRPLVTHLTSKLTSIPVGEKLAVDEQMVPFKGRNRLKQYLPSKPKKWGYKILVLAGSDGVPHNLEIYTGRVVQPPELADVGASGNVVLRLAQPIPKQENYKLFFDNWFTSVPLVLTLAQQGIHCTGNRLPGVNLMCDAELKRAGCGSFEQKMAMVGETTLHVVKWYDNRSVTHLSDYTGAHPVTEVDRWDRKRKMITKVPCPAVVKEYNKNMGGVGLLDSLIALYRNKIKSKKWYHRLVFHFLDMIIMTTWLLYRRDCEGTGMRKKEQMKLYTFKSYIAEGLCKSGKSLERKKGRPCSTIAGEYEEKRRKGPAAPIPVPDVRLDATAHWMIMAEKKGRCKVPGCTGTPKAKCRKCDVHLCFTSTSNCFLRFHTE